One segment of Paenibacillus rhizovicinus DNA contains the following:
- a CDS encoding HD-GYP domain-containing protein, producing the protein MRKTNIHSVNPGDKLARPILQENGNTLLGSGVELNQRFIDRLMGLGIDTLFIEDPMTDGLEPTSAIRDDTRNRASDVIYKTMTSLMDQPVIKGRTIAPELGRTFRKVFSEIITDLIGREEMMVSLTNMHVADSYLFNHSLNVAILSGIMGLAKGYNRNQLEELGMGALLFDVGMTRIPKELLKKTGVYTPAERAQMEKHTEEGFNIIRAQHDISLLSAHCALQHHERYDGSGYPRKLKRDEIHEYAQIVGIADVYDALTSTRPHRKRFTPSEAIEFLFAAGNTYFDLDVIKIFCKHISIYPVATSVLLNTGQIAVVALNNPLAVHRPTVRIIREPDGTPPPTGYQIDLKDEPSLMIVKEV; encoded by the coding sequence ATGAGAAAAACCAACATTCACTCCGTTAATCCGGGGGATAAGCTTGCCCGCCCTATTTTGCAGGAAAATGGGAACACCTTGCTCGGCTCCGGCGTGGAGCTCAACCAGCGTTTCATCGACAGATTGATGGGGCTCGGCATCGATACCCTATTCATCGAAGATCCGATGACGGACGGATTGGAGCCGACCTCGGCGATCAGGGACGACACTCGGAATCGAGCGTCGGACGTGATTTACAAGACGATGACCTCTCTAATGGATCAGCCGGTGATCAAAGGAAGAACGATCGCCCCTGAGCTCGGGAGAACCTTCCGGAAAGTGTTCAGCGAAATCATAACGGATCTCATTGGACGCGAGGAAATGATGGTCAGTTTAACGAATATGCATGTCGCCGATAGTTACCTGTTCAATCATTCGCTCAATGTCGCGATTTTGTCGGGAATTATGGGGCTGGCCAAAGGATATAATCGAAATCAGCTGGAAGAGCTTGGCATGGGCGCGCTGCTGTTCGACGTCGGCATGACGAGAATACCGAAGGAGCTGCTGAAGAAGACCGGGGTTTATACGCCGGCCGAGCGGGCTCAGATGGAGAAGCATACGGAAGAAGGCTTCAATATCATTCGGGCGCAGCATGATATATCGCTCTTGTCGGCACATTGCGCGCTGCAGCATCACGAACGCTACGACGGATCCGGTTATCCGCGAAAGCTGAAGCGGGACGAGATTCACGAATACGCGCAGATCGTCGGGATCGCGGACGTATATGACGCGTTGACCTCGACAAGGCCGCACCGGAAACGGTTTACGCCATCGGAAGCGATCGAATTTCTGTTCGCGGCGGGGAATACGTATTTCGATTTAGACGTTATCAAAATCTTTTGCAAGCATATTTCGATCTATCCCGTCGCGACGTCGGTGCTGCTCAATACCGGGCAAATCGCGGTTGTCGCACTGAATAATCCGCTTGCCGTGCACCGGCCGACCGTACGCATCATCCGGGAGCCGGACGGAACGCCGCCGCCGACCGGCTATCAAATCGACCTCAAAGACGAACCAAGCCTGATGATTGTCAAAGAAGTGTAA
- a CDS encoding GGDEF domain-containing protein, with translation MSNHGRWIAAAVSLGMTAVSAGLCYLSSSQGHMLVSVQLGLAVLAAAALPTAWMFGRSYDRLRLEATIDSLTGAYNRRFIDTTFKKLLRQASRKRKRMTVIMLDVNDFKEVNDRLGHQQGDMALKLIAETLQSCSDRGEFVGRWGGDEFIMICPYSDDKAIDRVIKRIQEQLLVVSRRVGLRLSVAVGHAVFPEQGKDLSQLMNTADKKMYGDKYVCKSQETEPAALQA, from the coding sequence ATGTCGAATCATGGACGATGGATTGCTGCTGCCGTGTCATTAGGAATGACGGCGGTATCAGCGGGTTTATGTTACCTGTCATCGAGCCAAGGACATATGCTTGTTTCCGTTCAGCTTGGGTTAGCCGTTCTGGCGGCCGCAGCGCTTCCGACCGCTTGGATGTTCGGCCGGAGTTACGATCGGCTGAGGCTGGAAGCGACGATCGACAGCTTGACTGGCGCCTACAACCGGAGATTCATCGATACGACCTTCAAGAAGCTGCTTCGGCAGGCGAGCCGCAAACGCAAGCGGATGACGGTTATTATGCTGGATGTCAACGATTTCAAGGAAGTCAACGATCGACTAGGCCATCAGCAGGGCGATATGGCGCTTAAGCTGATTGCGGAGACACTTCAAAGCTGCTCCGATCGGGGCGAGTTCGTAGGTAGATGGGGCGGAGACGAGTTCATCATGATTTGTCCGTATTCGGACGACAAGGCAATTGATCGGGTGATCAAACGAATTCAAGAACAGCTGCTCGTGGTTTCCAGACGAGTCGGACTTCGATTATCGGTTGCGGTCGGCCATGCCGTTTTCCCGGAACAAGGGAAAGATTTGAGCCAGCTGATGAATACAGCCGATAAGAAAATGTATGGTGACAAATATGTATGCAAATCACAAGAAACCGAACCGGCAGCGCTGCAGGCATAA